From Limnochordia bacterium, a single genomic window includes:
- a CDS encoding N-acetylmuramoyl-L-alanine amidase: MATSKKRCFFFVIRIEHWPLAIRIGIILCFFLIVFLLPRDEKLVIGELKAGLNNRVIGIDPGHGGIDVGTYHYPTGSAEKTITLEISKRLAQIISEAGGIPVLAREDDIRFAESPREDLRYRISQLEAQNVDCIISIHVNYYPSSSPFGPQVFYYPTNPQGKRLALLIQEELLAVRPDNQRQAVPENFFVLRETTLSSVLVEVGFMSNPKDRQLMQEATGQNKIAIAIARGISRFFMGEQPKPVITEATDGPLRI, encoded by the coding sequence GTGGCGACTTCCAAGAAACGTTGCTTTTTCTTTGTTATCAGAATAGAACATTGGCCATTGGCAATACGCATCGGGATTATCCTCTGCTTCTTCCTGATCGTTTTCCTTCTACCTAGAGATGAAAAGCTAGTTATCGGCGAGCTAAAGGCTGGTTTGAATAACCGGGTGATCGGTATTGATCCTGGACACGGTGGGATTGATGTTGGGACCTACCACTATCCCACCGGTTCCGCTGAGAAAACAATTACTTTAGAAATTAGCAAACGTCTCGCCCAGATCATCTCCGAAGCTGGAGGTATCCCGGTTCTTGCTCGAGAAGACGATATTCGCTTCGCAGAAAGCCCCAGAGAGGACCTCCGTTACCGGATCAGTCAGTTAGAAGCACAGAATGTAGACTGTATTATTAGCATCCATGTGAATTACTACCCATCATCATCGCCCTTCGGACCCCAGGTTTTCTACTATCCAACCAATCCTCAAGGAAAACGGTTGGCTTTACTTATTCAAGAGGAGCTTCTTGCGGTACGGCCCGACAACCAAAGGCAAGCGGTACCCGAAAACTTCTTCGTGTTAAGGGAGACCACCCTTTCTTCGGTTCTTGTGGAAGTAGGCTTCATGTCCAACCCTAAGGATCGACAGCTAATGCAGGAAGCAACGGGTCAAAACAAAATCGCAATAGCCATCGCCCGCGGGATAAGTCGCTTTTTCATGGGTGAGCAGCCCAAACCGGTA